A DNA window from Tachysurus vachellii isolate PV-2020 chromosome 20, HZAU_Pvac_v1, whole genome shotgun sequence contains the following coding sequences:
- the hsdl2 gene encoding hydroxysteroid dehydrogenase-like protein 2, producing MLQNTGKLSGCTLFITGASRGIGKAIALKAARDGANVVIAAKTAETHPKLPGTIYTAAEEIEAAGGKALPCIVDVRDENQVSAAVENAVQKFGGIDIVVNNASAINLTGTLDTSMKKVDLMLGINLRGTYLTSKLCIPHLLKSKNPHILNLSPPLNLNPIWFKNHTAYTMAKYGMSMCVLGMAEEFRGSIAVNALWPRTAIQTAAMEMLGGSGVGKQCRKVDIMADAAYAILSKPVSYTGHFVIDEDILKKEGIKEFDVYAVEPGHQLLPDFFLDEDPETLKKQMESHEKASAGSPSSPIADTFKVIKGVISPEVVKSTQGVYRFQLSGEHPGVWYIDMKNGAGGAGSGEPPVKADVEMSLDSDDFIKMFTGKLKPTMAFMSGKLKIKGDMSLAIKMEKMMALMKSKL from the exons ATGCTCCAGAACACAGG AAAGCTGTCAGGTTGCACCCTGTTCATCACCGGGGCGAGTCGTGGCATCGGGAAAGCCATCGCACTGAAAGCTGCCCGTGACGGTGCCAACGTGGTGATCGCTGCCAAGACGGCTGAGACACACCCCAAACTGCCAGGAACCATTTACACGGCCGCCGAGGAGA TTGAAGCGGCAGGAGGAAAAGCTCTGCCGTGTATCGTGGATGTTCGTGATGAGAATCAGGTGAGCGCGGCGGTGGAGAACGCTGTGCAGAAGTTCGGAG GCATCGACATCGTGGTGAACAATGCCAGCGCCATCAACCTGACCGGGACACTGGACACGTCCATGAAGAAAGTGGACCTCATGTTGGGCATCAATCTGAGAGGAACGTATCTGAC GTCGAAACTCTGCATCCCACATctgttaaaaagtaaaaacccCCACATCCTCAACCTCAGTCCTCCTCTCAACCTCAACCCCATCTGGTTCAAGAACCACACAG cttacaCTATGGCCAAATATGGCATGTCCATGTGTGTCCTTGGGATGGCTGAAGAATTTCGTGGATCCATTGCTGTTAATGCGCTGTGGCCTCGTACAG CCATCCAGACGGCTGCGATGGAGATGCTCGGGGGTTCGGGCGTGGGGAAGCAGTGCAGGAAGGTGGACATCATGGCCGACGCTGCTTACGCCATCCTCAGCAAACCCGTCAGCTACACGGGACACTTCGTCATAGACGAGGACATCCTCAAGAAGGAGGGGATTAAAGAGTTTGATGTGTACGCCGTGGAGCCTG GTCATCAACTGCTTCCTGACTTCTTCCTGGATGAAGATCCAGAGACACTGAAGAAGCAGATGGAGAGTCACG aaAAAGCGAGTGCAGGTTCTCCCTCCAGCCCCATCGCTGATACGTTTAAGGTGATTAAAGGTGTGATCAGCCCCGAGGTGGTCAAATCCACGCAGGGCGTCTACAGATTCCAGCTGTCCG GAGAACATCCTGGAGTGTGGTACATCGACATGAAGAACGGTGCAGGTGGAGCAGGCAGTGGAGAACCTCCTGTTAAAGCAGATGTGGAGATGAGTTTGGACAGTGACGACTTCATCAAGATGTTCACAG GGAAACTGAAGCCCACCATGGCCTTCATGTCCGGGAAGCTGAAGATCAAAGGCGACATGTCTCTGGCCATCAAAATGGAGAAGATGATGGCGCTGATGAAGTCCAAGCTGTAA
- the tjp2a gene encoding tight junction protein ZO-2a: protein MEETKWEQYTVTLQRDSKMGFGIAVSGGKDNPNEETREASIIISDVLPGGPADGLLFQNDRVVQVNSSSMENVVHSFAVQTLRKCGKVAKITVKRPCRVTFNAPKQAPPPDDRVFSHPDYSDDYDYEPDRRSTYSGRTESESEYERSRGRALERDLSPERQHRRDGSRGRVLEPEHSPDRRYRSDRTLDRDYSPDRRYRREQSPERRYRSEHNLDRDYSPDRRYRSEHVLDRTHSPEPRYRERELRIPEPRPAEAIRRNASRERLEHSPPRSPHEPLERPVRVLLQKNRPTEEYGLRLGSQLFIKEMTSTGLASRDGNLQEGDIILKINGTATENLSLGDAGKLIEKSRGKLQLVVQRDRRKVLVRVPPMADSDSEPDDLSEIESYRSYSPQDDRRGQLSDISSHSSNERLRDKTRDEPQSRLPKMGAMPTPFHAAPDDFPPPPPEEDEPEFEEAPVPVVVPAPKVSAPPRIKAPSKVPLKPSVEDMETYGPNTVMVRFQKGESVGLRLAGGNDVGIFIASVQEDSPAEMEGLQPGDQIMKVNNVDFRGMVREEAVLYLLDIPKGDDITILAQSKPDVYKDIVASGRGDNFYIRTHFEHEKDSPQSLSFSRGDVFKVVDTLYDGKLGSWLAIRTDKDNQLQERGVIPSKSRAEQMANVQNAQKGAANDSRGDFWRLRGQRAAKKKDLRKSREDLTVNPVNTRFPAYERVVLREAGFRRPVVLFGPIADVACEKLGNDLPEDFVIAKREPKDAGAEKSSGVVRLNTVQQIIEQDKHALLDVTPKAVDTLNYTQWYPIVVFLNPDSKQGVKVMRNRLIPGSNRSSRKLYEQAVKLKKTCSHLFTATVDLNSAHDAWYGSLKDTIQEQQNNAVWVCENKLDSAEEDLDLQDDRMSYLSAMSADYLSMDSRLTGDYDDTADEGGAYTDNELDEANDEPHVSGMRRSSEPVDERPAPVPRMKRAVSREVLRDPSPPPSFVPEPPKARSQRLSDSGSTVSSDVSSKPPPPPVSLKPSFLARGAPTQGPVSDTEDPASRSFLGKVKAFEKMDHLARTQRMLELQEAEHARLEISQRHPDIYAVPVKPKPSAARPPPASSSSNPLHRPGPPEDPEQSHRGYYNPQKYNDTEL, encoded by the exons ATGGAGGAGACGAAGTGGGAGCAGTACACAGTGACGCTGCAGCGG GATTCTAAAATGGGATTTGGGATTGCCGTCTCGGGGGGAAAAGACAATCCGAATGAAGAGACGAGAGAGGCATCGATTATCATCTCTGACGTGCTTCCTGGAGGACCTGCTGACGGCCTGCTGTT tCAGAACGACCGCGTGGTCCAGGTGAACTCCTCGTCCATGGAGAACGTTGTGCACTCGTTTGCTGTACAAACTCTACGCAAGTGTGGCAAAGTCGCCAAGATA ACGGTAAAAAGACCATGCAGAGTTACCTTTAATGCCCCGAAGCAGGCCCCGCCTCCAGACGACCGTGTATTTTCTCATCCGGACTACAGCGATGATTACGACTACGAGCCGGACCGACGCAGCACCTACAGCGGACGTACCGAGTCCGAGTCCGAGTACGAGCGCAGCCGCGGCCGGGCGCTGGAACGAGACCTCAGCCCTGAGCGTCAGCATCGCCGCGACGGCAGCCGAGGACGCGTGTTGGAGCCCGAACACAGCCCTGACCGCCGTTACCGTAGCGATCGCACCCTCGATCGAGACTACAGCCCGGATCGACGTTACCGCAGGGAGCAAAGCCCTGAGCGGCGGTACCGTAGTGAACACAATCTGGATAGAGACTACAGCCCAGATCGTCGCTATCGCAGCGAGCATGTTCTCGATCGCACACACAGTCCAGAACCACGATACCGGGAGAGGGAACTGCGGATTCCAGAACCACGTCCTGCCGAGGCAATCAGAAGGAACGCCAGCCGAGAACGCTTAGAACATTCACCTCCACGGAGCCCACATGAACCACTGGAGAGACCGGTTCGTGTCCTACTGCAGAAGAACAGGCCCACTGAAG aatATGGGCTGCGTTTGGGCAGTCAGCTGTTCATTAAAGAGATGACTAGTACAGGCCTGGCCTCCAGAGATGGGAACCTGCAGGAAGGAGACATCATCCTGAAG ATTAATGGGACGGCGACAGAGAATCTGTCTCTGGGTGATGCAGGGAAGCTGATCGAAAAATCACGAGGAAAACTGCAGCTGGTGGTGCAGAGAGATCGCAGGAAGGTTCTGGTTCGGGTTCCGCCCATGGCTGACAGCGACTCGGAGCCGGACg ATCTGTCTGAGATCGAGTCGTATCGCTCATACTCCCCTCAGGACGACAGACGAGGACAGCTCTCGGACATCTCCTCACACTCCTCCAACGAGAGACTGCGTGATAAAACCAG ggaCGAGCCTCAGAGCAGATTACCTAAAATGGGTGCGATGCCGACGCCGTTCCATGCCGCTCCAGATGAttttcctcctccaccaccagaGGAAGATGAGCCTGAGTTTGAGGAAGCTCCAG TTCCTGTGGTTGTGCCTGCACCAAAAGTCAGCGCTCCACCAAGAATTAAAGCTCCTTCAAAGGTTCCTCTGAAACCGAGCGTCGAGGACATGGAGACTTATGG GCCTAACACGGTGATGGTGCGCTTTCAGAAGGGTGAGAGTGTTGGTCTGAGGCTAGCAGGAGGAAACGATGTGGGGATTTTCATAGCCAGTGTTCAGGAGGACAGTCCAGCAGAGATGGAGGGTCTGCAGCCTGGAGACCAGATCATGAAG GTGAATAATGTGGATTTCCGTGGCATGGTGCGGGAGGAAGCGGTGCTCTACCTGCTGGACATTCCTAAAGGAGACGACATCACCATCCTGGCTCAGAGCAAACCAGACG TGTATAAGGACATCGTGGCGTCGGGTCGAGGAGATAACTTCTATATCAGGACTCATTTTGAGCACGAGAAAGACTCGCCTCAGAGTCTGTCTTTCAGCAGGGGCGACGTCTTTAAAGTGGTGGACACGCTGTACGACGGAAAACTGGGCAGCTGGCTCGCCATCCGTACTGACAAAGACAACCAGCTGCAGGAGAGAGGGGTCATTCCCAGCaagagcag AGCTGAACAGATGGCTAACGTACAGAACGCCCAGAAAGGAGCAGCCAATGACTCCAGAGGAGATTTCTGGAGACTCAGAGGTCAAAGGGCAGCGAAGAAGAAGGACCTGCGTAAGAGCAGAGAAGATCTCACAGTCAACCCCGTCAACACCCGCTTCCCAGCCTACGAGAGGGTGGTGCTGAGAGAGG CTGGGTTCCGGAGGCCCGTGGTTCTGTTCGGCCCCATCGCTGATGTGGCATGTGAGAAACTCGGCAACGACCTGCCTGAAGATTTCGTCATCGCAA AGCGAGAACCTAAAGATGCAGGAGCAGAGAAGTCCTCAGGTGTGGTGAGACTGAACACTGTGCAGCAGATCATTGAACAG gaTAAACATGCTCTGCTGGATGTAACCCCGAAGGCAGTGGACACCCTGAACTACACCCAGTGGTACCCCATAGTGGTGTTTCTGAACCCGGACAGTAAGCAGGGTGTGAAGGTGATGAGGAACCGCCTGATCCCGGGTTCTAATCGCAGCTCACGCAAACTGTATGAGCAGGCAGTGAAACTGAAGAAGACCTGCTCTCACCTCTTTACTG CAACGGTGGATCTGAACTCGGCTCATGACGCCTGGTACGGGAGTCTGAAGGACACCATTCAGGAGCAGCAGAACAATGCGGTGTGGGTCTGTGAGAATAAA CTGGACAGTGCAGAGGAGGACCTGGATCTCCAAGATGACCGCATGTCTTACCTGTCGGCAATGAGCGCAGATTACCTGAGCATGGACAGCCGTCTTACCGGCGACTACGATGACACTGCGGACGAGGGCGGAGCCTATACGGATAACGAGCTGGACGAAGCGAACGATGAGCCGCACGTATCGGGGATGAGGCGCTCCTCAGAGCCTGTAGACGAG AGACCTGCCCCAGTGCCCCGCATGAAACGAGCCGTGAGCAGAGAAGTCCTGCGAGACCCCAGTCCCCCTCCCTCCTTCGTCCCAGAACCCCCGAAG GCTCGATCTCAGAGGCTTAGTGACTCCGGCAGCACGGTGAGCAGTGATGTCAGCTCCAAGCCACCGCCCCCTCCTGTTTCCCTCAAGCCCAGCTTCCTAGCTCGAGGTGCACCAACTCAAGGACCTGTGTCAGATACTGAAGATCCTGCGAGCCGCTCGTTCCTTGGTAAAGTGAAGGCCTTCGAGAAGATGGATCACCTCGCTCGGACACAGAGGATGCTGGAACTGCAGGAGGCTGAACACGCTCGG CTGGAGATCTCTCAGAGACACCCGGACATTTACGCCGTTCCTGTTAAACCCAAGCCCAGTGCTGCCCGGCCACCACCTGCCAG TTCCAGCTCGAACCCTCTGCATCGCCCCGGACCTCCTGAAGACCCTGAGCAGTCTCATCGTGGATATTATAATCCTCAGAAATACAATGACACTGAGCTGTAA